The Spirosoma oryzicola region ATATGATTTCTGGCTCGAAAGCAATACCCGAATTGACAATAAATGACTTCGTTACCCGAACGATTACGCCAGGAAACTCGTCCACTGCACGAGCAAACCGAACAACTTTTTTATACCCAAGCGCTTCAGGACAGCACGCTGTCGGTTTCTGAATATACCCATCTGTTACAAACGCATTTTGTGTTTCATCGGGCGCTGGAATCCGCTATCGATCGTCATCCAGACTTTTTTGCTGAATACGAACCACAAACACGTCTGAAAACGACTTGGCTAGCCGCAGATCTGGCCGATTTGAATATCCTCCTTCCTCAACTGACGACAGACTTCTTTACGACCTGGTCGCCG contains the following coding sequences:
- a CDS encoding biliverdin-producing heme oxygenase, coding for MTSLPERLRQETRPLHEQTEQLFYTQALQDSTLSVSEYTHLLQTHFVFHRALESAIDRHPDFFAEYEPQTRLKTTWLAADLADLNILLPQLTTDFFTTWSPVALLGAAYVGEGSMLGGTVIWKLLHQNQAIKPLLAQARFYQGYGPATGRNWRNFGAFLLHKGTDHADEVIAAAKQAFVDYQSIFQQTGSQLKQAVSD